In the genome of Deinococcus deserti VCD115, one region contains:
- the rpmD gene encoding 50S ribosomal protein L30 produces MKITLKRSVIGRPQHQVDTVKALGLKKIGDSREVQDSPAIRGMVNSVKHLLEVEA; encoded by the coding sequence GTGAAAATTACCCTCAAGCGCAGCGTTATCGGTCGTCCTCAGCACCAGGTGGACACCGTTAAGGCGCTGGGCCTCAAGAAGATCGGCGACAGCCGTGAAGTCCAGGACAGCCCTGCCATCCGTGGCATGGTGAACTCCGTCAAGCATCTGCTGGAGGTGGAAGCGTGA
- a CDS encoding vWA domain-containing protein, which yields MTAMNDEARRRWRLVLGGGEADGLSGAGEGVALTIEDQRMDDALSGLYDAETGSRRAGLGSSAPRVARWLADLREFFPASVVRVMQADAIERLDLTRLLFEPEMLEHVEPDVHLVGTLLSLKGVMPAAAKDAARGVVRRVVDDLTRRLEEPTRAAVSGSLNRAQRNFRPRPSEIDWDRTIRVNLKNYLPDRQTIIPERLVGMGRKRRSLRDIVLCLDQSGSMASSVVYAGVFGAVLSSMPAVATRVVAFDTEVVDLSEHLEDPVDLLYGVQLGGGTDINRALAYCQGVIRRPEQTILVLISDLYEGGNEREMLARARSLKDAGVHMIALLALSDDGSPSYDHRVARAFAQLQIPAFACTPDHFPALMAAAIRGDDVAAWAGEQGLVVRGSAGHEQ from the coding sequence ATGACGGCTATGAATGATGAAGCCCGGCGCCGCTGGCGTCTGGTGCTGGGGGGGGGCGAGGCTGACGGTCTGAGTGGTGCTGGCGAAGGCGTCGCACTGACCATCGAGGACCAGCGGATGGACGACGCCCTCAGCGGGCTGTACGACGCCGAGACGGGCTCGCGGCGTGCCGGTCTGGGTTCCAGCGCGCCCAGGGTGGCCCGCTGGCTCGCGGATTTGCGGGAGTTCTTCCCGGCCAGCGTGGTGAGGGTCATGCAGGCCGACGCCATCGAGCGCCTGGACCTCACGCGGCTGCTGTTCGAGCCGGAAATGCTTGAGCACGTGGAGCCGGACGTGCATCTGGTAGGCACGCTGCTCAGCCTCAAGGGGGTCATGCCTGCGGCGGCCAAGGACGCAGCGCGTGGAGTGGTTCGCCGGGTGGTAGACGATCTGACCCGGCGCCTTGAGGAGCCCACGCGAGCAGCGGTCAGCGGCAGTCTGAACCGCGCCCAGCGCAATTTCAGACCCCGCCCCAGCGAGATCGACTGGGACCGGACCATCCGGGTCAACCTCAAGAACTACCTGCCGGACCGGCAGACGATCATTCCTGAGCGTCTGGTCGGTATGGGGCGCAAGCGGCGCAGCCTGCGCGACATCGTGCTGTGCCTGGACCAGTCGGGCAGCATGGCCTCCAGTGTCGTGTATGCCGGTGTCTTCGGAGCCGTCTTGTCGTCAATGCCGGCGGTGGCCACGCGGGTCGTGGCGTTCGATACCGAAGTGGTGGATCTCTCCGAGCACCTGGAAGATCCCGTTGACCTGCTCTACGGCGTTCAGCTGGGCGGCGGGACCGACATCAACCGTGCGCTGGCGTACTGCCAGGGCGTGATCCGGCGCCCGGAGCAGACCATCCTGGTGCTGATCTCGGACTTGTATGAAGGCGGGAACGAGCGGGAGATGCTCGCCCGGGCCCGGAGCCTCAAGGACGCCGGTGTCCACATGATTGCCCTGCTGGCGCTGTCCGATGACGGCTCACCCAGTTACGACCACCGGGTGGCCCGCGCCTTTGCTCAGCTGCAGATTCCCGCCTTTGCCTGCACGCCCGACCACTTCCCGGCGCTGATGGCCGCAGCCATCCGGGGCGATGATGTTGCGGCCTGGGCGGGCGAACAGGGGCTGGTGGTTCGGGGGTCAGCAGGACACGAGCAATGA
- a CDS encoding ATP-binding protein, with the protein MTHAVPTPPRPDVQRQHAEQAYAHELAALAAHDDRPRPPCWNLSPQAVLTYLLGGQAGDGTPISPKYIGERRLMEIAVATLATDRALLLIGVPGTAKSWVSEHLAAAISGDSTLLVQGTAGTSEESIRYGWNYARLLAEGPSPAALVESPVLRAMRDGKIARLEELTRVQSDVQDTLITVLSEKTLPVPELNTEVQAVRGFNLIATANNRDKGVNELSSALKRRFNTVVLPVPDTLDDEVSIVVQRVSQLAASLQIPAAPPALEEVRRIVTVFRELRAGVTEDGKTKLKSPSGSLSTAEAISVVNQGLSLAAHFGNGELGAHDTAASLVGAVVKDPVQDGVIWREYLETVARKRDDWKAFYKACRAVS; encoded by the coding sequence ATGACTCACGCTGTCCCCACCCCGCCTCGCCCTGATGTCCAGCGCCAGCATGCCGAACAGGCCTATGCCCACGAACTGGCTGCCCTTGCCGCACACGATGACCGCCCGCGCCCGCCCTGCTGGAACCTCAGCCCCCAGGCAGTGCTGACGTATCTGCTGGGTGGGCAGGCCGGTGACGGCACCCCGATTTCTCCCAAGTACATCGGTGAGCGGCGACTGATGGAAATTGCCGTAGCGACCCTGGCCACCGACCGCGCCCTGCTGCTGATCGGGGTGCCGGGAACTGCAAAGAGCTGGGTCAGCGAGCACCTGGCGGCTGCAATTTCCGGTGACAGCACCCTGCTGGTTCAGGGCACCGCGGGCACCAGTGAGGAAAGCATCCGTTACGGCTGGAACTACGCGCGTCTGCTTGCCGAGGGACCCAGCCCGGCCGCACTGGTGGAAAGCCCGGTCCTGCGCGCCATGCGGGACGGCAAGATTGCCCGCCTGGAAGAGCTGACCCGCGTGCAGAGCGACGTGCAGGACACGTTGATTACGGTGCTGTCCGAAAAGACCCTGCCGGTCCCGGAACTGAACACGGAAGTGCAGGCGGTGCGCGGCTTCAACCTGATCGCCACGGCCAACAACCGCGACAAGGGCGTCAACGAACTGTCCAGCGCCCTGAAACGCCGGTTCAACACGGTGGTTCTGCCGGTGCCCGACACCCTGGACGACGAGGTCAGCATCGTGGTTCAGCGGGTAAGCCAGCTGGCTGCCTCCCTGCAGATTCCAGCTGCGCCGCCTGCGCTGGAAGAGGTGCGCCGTATCGTGACGGTCTTCCGTGAACTGCGTGCCGGGGTGACCGAGGACGGCAAAACCAAGCTCAAGAGTCCCAGCGGCAGCCTCAGCACGGCTGAGGCGATCAGTGTGGTCAACCAGGGGCTGAGCCTCGCGGCGCATTTCGGAAACGGGGAGCTTGGAGCACACGACACAGCCGCCAGCCTGGTAGGCGCGGTGGTCAAAGACCCTGTGCAGGACGGCGTGATCTGGCGCGAGTACCTGGAGACGGTGGCCCGCAAACGTGACGACTGGAAGGCGTTTTACAAGGCGTGCCGGGCGGTGAGCTGA
- a CDS encoding DUF5682 family protein, with amino-acid sequence MSEVTLFPIRHHGPGSARSLEHALKQLQPDLVLVEGPADADSVLPFLTDPDLQPPVALLGYVNEDPSRASFWPFASFSPEYVAFRWAAAAGVSARFMDLPASTTLAQERTPEEGDDLHTDPLRLLAEAAGHTDFERWWETLVEARGDDFEVFGAVLEAMQAVREDAPVASGTEAQREAFMRQTLRAVQKEGFRRVAVVCGAWHAPALDLAAFRAKDDVALLKGLPKAKVSLTWVPWTHGRLSVHSGYGAGVRSPGYYHHLFTSPEHVTERWFARVGRLLRAERLDASSAGVIEATRLAGTLAALRGRRLPGLDELNEAAMSVFGWDSDLPLRLIERQLVVGETLGRVPDDTPSVPLAQDLARQQKRLRLKVQPDRLDLTLDLREDHDLARSALFHRLNLLGVPWAQVRYSGGRGTFKEAWALEWAPEFSVRLVEASRWGQTVESAATAHAVNRAREAATLGELTVLLESVRYADLPGALPPALTALDARAAVSADVGEMLAALPPLARLARYGDVRGRVTGDLKATGTFRALLTRASVGLPATATGLADDAATELRTAVQEADAAVRLLDDPEALSEWYAALHELAAREDIPPLLAGDAVRRLRDGGELEASTVERHMQLALAHAQPPQAVTAWLDGFLGQSGILLTHDRVLLSLLDGWLTSLDAQVFQEVLPLLRRVFSRFEKAERRAIGEALRTGGSSVQAAPYAFSEERGLRVVPVVARMLGVGS; translated from the coding sequence ATGAGTGAGGTCACCCTGTTTCCCATCCGGCATCACGGGCCGGGCAGTGCGCGCAGCCTGGAGCATGCCCTGAAGCAGCTTCAGCCGGACCTGGTGCTGGTGGAAGGACCTGCTGATGCCGACTCTGTTCTGCCGTTCTTGACCGACCCGGACCTGCAGCCTCCTGTAGCGCTTCTGGGCTATGTCAATGAAGACCCCTCCAGGGCGTCCTTCTGGCCGTTCGCGTCGTTCAGCCCGGAGTACGTGGCGTTCCGCTGGGCAGCTGCGGCTGGCGTTTCCGCGCGCTTCATGGATCTCCCCGCCAGCACGACCCTGGCCCAGGAGAGGACGCCGGAAGAGGGGGATGACCTGCACACCGACCCCCTGCGCCTGCTGGCCGAAGCTGCCGGACATACCGACTTCGAGCGCTGGTGGGAAACGCTGGTGGAGGCGCGCGGCGACGATTTTGAGGTTTTCGGTGCGGTGCTTGAGGCCATGCAGGCAGTCCGGGAAGACGCGCCAGTGGCCTCGGGAACAGAAGCGCAGCGCGAGGCCTTCATGCGCCAGACCCTGCGTGCAGTGCAAAAGGAGGGTTTCCGGAGGGTGGCGGTAGTCTGCGGCGCCTGGCACGCTCCAGCGCTGGACCTGGCCGCGTTCCGGGCCAAAGATGACGTTGCGCTGCTCAAGGGGCTTCCCAAGGCTAAAGTCAGTCTGACCTGGGTGCCCTGGACCCACGGGAGGCTCTCGGTGCACAGTGGCTACGGCGCGGGCGTGCGGTCCCCCGGTTACTACCATCATCTCTTTACCTCTCCTGAACACGTGACCGAACGCTGGTTTGCCCGGGTGGGCCGGTTGCTGCGTGCCGAGCGGCTGGATGCCAGCAGTGCCGGCGTGATCGAAGCGACCCGGCTGGCGGGTACCCTGGCGGCGCTGCGTGGCCGGCGCCTTCCGGGGCTGGACGAGCTGAACGAGGCGGCCATGAGCGTCTTCGGCTGGGACAGTGACCTGCCTTTGCGCCTCATCGAGCGGCAACTGGTGGTGGGGGAGACCCTGGGCCGGGTTCCTGACGACACGCCAAGTGTGCCCCTGGCTCAGGATCTGGCCCGGCAGCAGAAGCGGCTGCGGCTGAAAGTGCAGCCGGACCGCCTGGACCTGACGCTGGACCTGCGCGAGGATCACGATCTGGCCCGCAGCGCCCTGTTTCACCGCCTGAACCTGCTGGGAGTGCCCTGGGCACAGGTGCGCTACAGCGGTGGACGCGGCACCTTCAAGGAAGCCTGGGCACTGGAGTGGGCGCCGGAATTCAGTGTCCGGCTGGTTGAAGCCAGCCGCTGGGGCCAGACGGTGGAGTCGGCCGCCACAGCTCACGCCGTGAACCGTGCCAGGGAGGCCGCGACTCTGGGTGAGCTGACAGTCCTTCTGGAGTCGGTGCGGTATGCCGACCTCCCGGGTGCCCTGCCCCCGGCATTGACGGCCCTGGACGCCCGCGCAGCAGTCAGCGCAGACGTGGGAGAGATGCTTGCAGCTTTGCCGCCTCTGGCCCGGCTGGCCCGCTACGGCGATGTGCGTGGCCGGGTCACCGGTGACCTCAAAGCCACCGGCACCTTCCGCGCCCTGCTGACACGGGCCAGTGTGGGGCTTCCTGCCACCGCCACGGGTCTGGCCGACGACGCAGCGACCGAGCTACGCACTGCGGTGCAGGAAGCCGACGCAGCCGTGCGCCTGCTGGATGATCCCGAAGCCCTGAGCGAGTGGTACGCGGCTCTGCATGAACTGGCGGCCCGGGAGGATATTCCGCCCCTGCTGGCAGGAGACGCCGTGCGGCGGCTGCGGGACGGCGGAGAGCTGGAGGCCTCCACGGTCGAGCGGCACATGCAGCTGGCCCTGGCTCATGCTCAGCCGCCACAGGCGGTGACGGCCTGGCTGGACGGGTTTCTGGGACAGAGTGGGATTCTGCTGACCCATGACCGTGTCCTGCTCTCGCTGCTGGACGGGTGGCTGACCAGCCTGGACGCGCAGGTGTTTCAGGAGGTGCTGCCGCTGCTGCGCCGGGTGTTCAGCCGTTTCGAGAAAGCTGAGCGCCGCGCCATTGGGGAAGCGCTGCGTACAGGCGGCAGTTCAGTACAGGCCGCACCGTACGCCTTCAGCGAGGAACGGGGTCTGCGTGTCGTGCCGGTGGTCGCACGGATGCTGGGGGTGGGTTCATGA
- a CDS encoding SWIM zinc finger family protein: protein MALTSDSILALASDSGSGASARSLATPARWPELNLPGGVVWGRCQGSGKTPYLTAVDLDGLVSKCSCPSRKFPCKHALALLLLSVSYADSFGTEPAPESIQTWLHGRQERAGQKGVPSATATKDADPAAQARRRAARERKVTAGLAGLDIFLQDLVRDGLAQARVRPYTDWDTQAARLVDAQAPGAARQVRRVPELLDDPAALLTHLSLLHLLCEAWTRREALDSNQQADLRAALGFPLNQADLSVSAAACWEVLGQITLRDEDNLTTRRTWLRRGERSALLLDFAVAGRPLPPGLPVGQSVQAEVCFVPSAAPQRAVIRGEVRGVEPVTVGVGITLEILLDTHAQALALNPWRERTAHLVGPVRLLPGWQVGDEHGQALPLMGDERLLLGMLARSAGGPVTIFGEWDGAGFTPLSLLEPTGLTPLRGREEQA from the coding sequence ATGGCTTTGACTTCCGACAGTATTCTTGCTCTTGCATCCGATAGCGGCAGTGGAGCGAGCGCCCGCAGTCTGGCTACGCCGGCGCGTTGGCCAGAGCTCAATTTGCCCGGCGGCGTCGTGTGGGGCCGGTGTCAGGGAAGTGGCAAGACTCCGTATCTGACTGCTGTCGACCTGGACGGACTGGTGAGTAAATGCAGTTGCCCCAGCCGCAAATTTCCCTGTAAGCATGCGCTGGCGCTGCTGCTACTGTCCGTCTCTTACGCGGACAGTTTCGGTACGGAACCTGCCCCTGAAAGTATCCAGACCTGGCTTCATGGCCGTCAGGAGCGCGCTGGTCAGAAAGGAGTGCCTTCGGCCACGGCCACAAAGGACGCTGACCCTGCGGCCCAGGCCAGGCGGCGTGCGGCTCGCGAACGGAAGGTTACTGCGGGGCTGGCTGGGCTGGATATCTTTTTGCAGGATCTGGTGCGTGACGGTCTGGCTCAGGCCAGGGTCCGCCCCTACACCGACTGGGATACTCAGGCAGCGCGTCTGGTGGACGCTCAGGCTCCAGGTGCCGCTCGGCAGGTGCGCCGTGTTCCTGAACTGCTGGATGATCCGGCGGCGCTGCTGACCCATCTGTCATTGCTGCACCTGCTCTGCGAGGCCTGGACCCGGCGGGAGGCTCTGGATTCGAATCAGCAGGCTGATCTGCGTGCCGCTCTGGGATTTCCGTTGAACCAAGCAGACCTGAGTGTCTCGGCAGCAGCTTGCTGGGAGGTGCTGGGACAGATCACGCTCAGAGATGAAGATAACCTGACCACCCGGCGCACCTGGCTGCGACGGGGAGAACGCAGCGCCCTGCTGCTGGATTTTGCTGTGGCCGGGCGTCCCCTCCCGCCTGGGCTTCCGGTGGGACAGAGCGTACAGGCAGAGGTGTGTTTTGTGCCGTCTGCCGCACCTCAGCGTGCAGTCATCCGGGGCGAGGTCAGGGGTGTCGAGCCAGTGACAGTGGGGGTGGGCATCACGCTGGAAATCCTGCTCGACACCCACGCTCAGGCGCTGGCACTGAATCCCTGGCGGGAGCGTACGGCCCACCTTGTGGGTCCGGTCAGGCTCCTGCCGGGCTGGCAGGTAGGAGATGAACACGGGCAGGCGCTGCCGCTGATGGGTGACGAGCGCCTGCTGCTGGGGATGCTTGCCCGCAGTGCTGGCGGGCCCGTAACCATCTTCGGAGAGTGGGACGGCGCGGGCTTTACACCGCTTAGTCTGCTGGAACCCACCGGGCTGACGCCGCTGCGCGGCCGGGAGGAGCAGGCATGA
- the rplO gene encoding 50S ribosomal protein L15 encodes MKLHELKPAEGSRKNRKRVGRGPGGTDKTAGRGHKGQKSRSGAGKGSFFEGGRSSLISRLPKRGFNNVGTTYEVIQLGQLDVLEGDTFNREALELAGLVRRKNRPVKLLATGEVTRAVTVHVDAASAAAVKAVEAAGGKVILPNSQTEDAQKAE; translated from the coding sequence GTGAAGCTCCACGAACTCAAGCCCGCCGAGGGCAGCCGCAAGAATCGCAAGCGCGTTGGTCGTGGCCCTGGTGGTACCGACAAGACCGCCGGACGCGGCCATAAGGGCCAGAAGTCACGTAGCGGCGCTGGGAAGGGCAGCTTCTTCGAAGGTGGCCGCAGCAGCCTGATCAGCCGTCTGCCTAAGCGCGGTTTCAACAACGTGGGCACGACCTACGAAGTGATCCAGCTGGGTCAGCTGGACGTGCTGGAAGGCGACACCTTTAACCGCGAAGCCCTTGAGCTCGCCGGTCTGGTCCGCCGCAAGAACCGCCCGGTGAAACTGCTGGCCACTGGTGAAGTGACCCGCGCCGTGACTGTGCACGTGGACGCTGCCAGCGCCGCTGCCGTCAAGGCCGTGGAAGCTGCCGGGGGCAAGGTCATCCTGCCCAACAGCCAGACCGAAGACGCCCAGAAGGCGGAGTAA
- a CDS encoding adenylate kinase gives MTQTENKVVIFLGPPGAGKGTQAERLAQEQSLTKISTGDILRDHVARGTELGQQVKPILDAGHLVPDEILIALIRDKLAGMRPVRVIFDGFPRTGAQAEALDALLEDLGAPVTAVPLLEVPDQVLIDRIVERGNQAQARGEAVRSDDNEETARRRQQVYREQTQPLIDYYAGRGQLYTVNGVGSLDEVYDRILKGMQ, from the coding sequence TTGACGCAAACGGAAAACAAGGTTGTGATCTTCCTGGGCCCGCCTGGGGCCGGTAAAGGCACGCAGGCCGAACGACTGGCCCAAGAGCAGTCACTGACCAAGATCAGTACAGGAGATATTCTGCGCGATCATGTAGCGCGCGGTACTGAGCTGGGCCAGCAGGTCAAACCCATCTTGGACGCAGGTCACCTCGTTCCCGACGAGATCCTGATCGCACTGATCCGCGACAAGCTGGCGGGCATGAGGCCTGTACGCGTGATCTTTGACGGATTCCCCCGGACCGGCGCGCAGGCTGAAGCGCTTGACGCGCTGCTTGAAGACCTCGGCGCCCCGGTGACGGCCGTTCCACTGCTCGAAGTGCCGGATCAGGTCCTGATTGACCGGATCGTGGAGCGTGGCAATCAGGCTCAGGCGCGCGGCGAGGCTGTTCGCAGCGACGACAATGAAGAGACCGCCCGCCGGCGTCAGCAGGTCTACCGCGAGCAGACTCAGCCGCTGATCGACTACTACGCGGGACGCGGCCAGCTGTATACGGTCAATGGAGTAGGCAGCCTGGATGAGGTCTACGACCGGATTCTGAAGGGGATGCAGTAA
- the rplR gene encoding 50S ribosomal protein L18, with translation MAAQTSIRRKLRARRKVRIAAGERPRLSVFRSSKHIYAQIIDDKNGTTLAAASSAVVKAGNKTDTAAAVGKALAEAASAKGVKQVVFDRGQYKYHGRVKALADAAREGGLDF, from the coding sequence ATGGCTGCCCAGACCTCAATCCGCCGCAAGCTGCGCGCCCGCCGCAAGGTCCGCATCGCCGCTGGCGAGCGCCCGCGCCTCAGCGTGTTCCGCTCCAGCAAGCACATCTACGCCCAGATTATCGATGACAAGAACGGCACCACGCTCGCCGCTGCTTCCAGCGCCGTCGTCAAGGCCGGTAACAAGACCGACACCGCAGCTGCCGTCGGCAAGGCTCTGGCTGAAGCTGCCAGTGCCAAAGGTGTCAAGCAGGTTGTGTTCGACCGCGGCCAGTACAAGTATCACGGACGCGTGAAGGCGCTCGCAGACGCGGCGCGGGAGGGTGGCCTTGACTTTTAA
- a CDS encoding DUF5691 domain-containing protein gives MNDFDALLACALVGTSRASLPVHEGSPLAGLLNTLPGTPEQMLLSRASLAASVRLAGRAVDRAATELPPTAPEETRPEAPACAARHLSLVVGTPLLAEWLQLCAAAGWHVPPASLPELLDRARQDTTLREQLRPVLSERGVWLAAFNPDWRFLAGGKTTAGPDPDAWDEASEAGREGIFRTWRARDPEIARELLRVHFAAERAGTRRRLLSALLDTLEPEDEVLESLLEDALNDRSTDVAHLAREVLRLWPRSALNRRYAAQAQALLPGDLGSRLAAGEDVAVPSVSTPDTDLKRDGLVDAARRDPHSGISLLRALLGAAHPQALLDVLNLSPTQLVGMASQLDALDTLAARTMVARHRPTAQALLPHFPHEPGLLRLGPVTALYAELRLALAGRRADKAYHLLEALPSPWPAELSRDVIRALRDRLNDLSSYSAWDRFWQQLLSLTSLCADPSVPAPDPLPDTAPEIAHRALSELLGTLSLRAQMHADFQQGAKS, from the coding sequence ATGAACGACTTTGACGCTCTGCTGGCCTGTGCGCTGGTGGGAACCTCACGTGCGTCCCTGCCTGTCCATGAAGGTTCGCCCCTGGCCGGACTTCTGAACACATTGCCGGGCACGCCGGAACAGATGCTGCTCTCCCGCGCTTCGCTGGCGGCTAGCGTCCGGCTGGCTGGCCGGGCCGTGGACCGCGCAGCCACAGAGTTGCCACCCACGGCCCCGGAAGAGACCCGGCCTGAAGCCCCGGCGTGCGCCGCGCGGCACCTTTCCCTGGTCGTGGGTACGCCCCTGCTGGCGGAATGGCTGCAACTCTGTGCGGCTGCTGGCTGGCACGTGCCGCCGGCCTCACTGCCTGAACTGCTTGATAGGGCGCGGCAGGACACCACCCTGCGGGAGCAGCTGCGCCCGGTGCTGAGCGAACGTGGAGTCTGGCTGGCGGCCTTTAACCCCGACTGGCGATTTCTGGCGGGGGGCAAGACCACGGCGGGCCCTGACCCGGATGCCTGGGACGAGGCCAGCGAGGCCGGGCGTGAGGGCATCTTCCGCACATGGCGCGCCAGGGATCCTGAGATTGCGCGGGAACTGCTGCGCGTCCACTTTGCTGCGGAGCGCGCCGGGACCCGCCGGCGTCTGCTCTCGGCTCTGCTCGACACCCTGGAGCCAGAGGACGAGGTGCTTGAGTCCCTGCTCGAAGATGCGCTGAATGACCGCAGCACTGATGTGGCGCATCTGGCCCGTGAAGTGTTGCGGTTGTGGCCGCGCAGTGCGTTGAACCGCCGTTATGCGGCGCAGGCACAGGCCCTGCTGCCAGGTGACCTGGGCTCTCGTCTGGCGGCAGGGGAAGATGTTGCTGTGCCTTCTGTGTCCACGCCGGATACAGACCTGAAGCGTGACGGGCTGGTGGACGCGGCCCGGCGTGATCCCCACAGTGGCATCTCGCTGCTGCGGGCACTGCTGGGCGCGGCCCATCCCCAGGCTCTCCTGGACGTGCTGAACCTGTCACCCACGCAACTGGTCGGGATGGCAAGTCAGCTTGACGCTCTGGATACCCTGGCGGCCCGCACGATGGTGGCCCGGCACCGCCCCACTGCACAGGCCCTGCTGCCGCACTTTCCACATGAACCTGGCCTGCTGCGCCTGGGACCCGTGACTGCCCTGTATGCCGAGCTCAGACTGGCACTGGCGGGTCGCCGGGCTGATAAGGCGTACCACCTGCTTGAAGCGCTTCCCAGTCCCTGGCCTGCTGAGCTGAGCCGCGACGTGATCCGCGCCCTGCGTGACCGCCTGAACGACCTGAGCTCCTACTCCGCCTGGGACAGGTTCTGGCAGCAACTTCTTTCCCTGACCTCATTGTGCGCAGACCCTTCGGTTCCTGCCCCCGACCCCCTCCCCGATACTGCCCCGGAGATTGCTCACCGTGCCCTGAGCGAGTTGCTGGGCACCCTCAGCCTGCGTGCCCAGATGCACGCTGACTTTCAGCAAGGAGCTAAGTCATGA
- the rpsE gene encoding 30S ribosomal protein S5 gives MTFNRRNDRNVERETSEFEEKMLFVNRTSKTYQGGRRFRFAALVILGDRNGRVGMGIGKAKEVPVAIEKAKSIARKNMISVPVENGTIPHEIVGVNSTSRVLLKPAGPGTGVIAGTVPRSIAELAGITNMLSKELGSRNKVNVAYAVFDGFKNLRTAKQVRALRGIEAAPVTGGAQ, from the coding sequence TTGACTTTTAATCGTCGTAACGACCGCAATGTGGAGCGCGAGACCAGCGAATTCGAAGAGAAGATGCTGTTCGTCAACCGCACCAGCAAGACTTACCAGGGTGGCCGCCGCTTCCGCTTCGCTGCACTGGTGATCCTCGGCGACCGCAACGGTCGCGTGGGCATGGGCATTGGCAAGGCCAAAGAAGTGCCTGTGGCTATCGAGAAGGCCAAGAGCATTGCCCGCAAGAACATGATCAGTGTGCCGGTCGAGAACGGCACCATTCCCCACGAGATTGTCGGCGTGAACAGCACCAGCCGTGTGCTGCTCAAGCCCGCCGGCCCCGGTACCGGTGTAATTGCCGGCACTGTGCCCCGTTCGATTGCCGAACTGGCTGGCATCACCAACATGCTGTCCAAGGAACTGGGCAGCCGCAATAAGGTCAACGTGGCCTACGCCGTTTTCGACGGTTTCAAGAACCTCCGCACCGCCAAACAGGTCCGCGCACTGCGCGGCATTGAGGCGGCTCCCGTTACTGGAGGCGCGCAGTGA
- the secY gene encoding preprotein translocase subunit SecY, whose protein sequence is MLRAFRDAFRIPDLRRKIVFTLLLLAVYRLGSAIPTPGVNSAALSQANSGGLFGLISMISGGNLSQFSIFALGVLPYITASIVIQLMTTTIPALEKLSKEGEEGRKKINQFTRYAAVGLGTLQALFFSLYINSNPSFIAVGWEPGLFTILVMVLTQVAGIAFTMWIGERITEVGVGNGISLIITAGIIAVYPTEIANTAELFRTDAVQLMPLLAFIAVIIATIAGIVYVYQAERRVPVTYARARGGAAGQARGAGQATWLPIKVNQAGVIPVIFASAMLILPNLIASATATRAPEVNAWIQSNLVFGAPLYIALEAALIFGFTYLYNSVQFDPKRIAEQLREAGGFIPGVRPGVPTAEFLGGISGRLSLWGAVFLVVLTIFPQVVQRATGITTFQFSGTGLLIIVGVALETLKQLEAQLTVRRYDGFISKGRIRSRLNN, encoded by the coding sequence ATGCTCCGCGCCTTCCGCGACGCATTCCGGATCCCGGATCTTCGGCGGAAGATTGTCTTCACCCTGCTGCTGCTCGCCGTCTATCGCCTGGGGAGTGCTATTCCCACCCCAGGCGTGAACAGTGCCGCCCTGAGTCAAGCGAACTCGGGCGGCCTGTTCGGCTTGATCAGCATGATCTCGGGCGGCAATCTTTCGCAGTTCTCGATCTTTGCGCTGGGGGTGCTGCCGTACATCACGGCGAGCATCGTGATCCAGTTGATGACCACCACCATCCCGGCCCTGGAAAAACTCTCCAAGGAAGGCGAGGAAGGTCGCAAGAAGATCAACCAGTTCACCCGCTACGCCGCGGTTGGGCTTGGCACCTTACAGGCGCTGTTCTTCTCGCTGTACATCAACAGCAACCCGTCGTTCATTGCGGTGGGCTGGGAGCCGGGACTGTTCACCATTCTCGTGATGGTGCTGACCCAGGTGGCAGGTATTGCCTTCACCATGTGGATTGGCGAGCGGATCACCGAAGTGGGGGTCGGAAACGGTATCAGTCTGATCATTACTGCTGGCATCATCGCGGTGTACCCCACCGAGATTGCCAACACCGCGGAACTGTTCCGTACTGACGCGGTCCAGTTGATGCCGCTGCTGGCCTTTATCGCCGTGATCATCGCGACCATCGCGGGCATCGTGTACGTGTATCAGGCCGAGCGCCGTGTACCCGTGACCTACGCGCGTGCACGGGGCGGAGCGGCCGGACAGGCGCGCGGAGCCGGTCAGGCCACCTGGCTGCCCATCAAGGTCAACCAGGCTGGTGTAATTCCGGTCATTTTCGCCAGTGCCATGTTGATTCTTCCTAACCTGATCGCCAGTGCCACGGCAACCCGTGCTCCGGAAGTCAACGCCTGGATTCAGTCGAACTTGGTGTTTGGTGCGCCGTTGTACATCGCGCTGGAAGCTGCGTTGATCTTCGGCTTTACGTACCTGTACAACAGCGTGCAGTTTGACCCCAAGCGTATTGCGGAGCAGTTGCGGGAAGCAGGCGGGTTCATTCCTGGCGTCCGTCCAGGCGTGCCTACTGCCGAGTTCCTTGGAGGCATCAGCGGTCGCCTGAGCTTGTGGGGTGCGGTCTTCCTGGTGGTCCTGACCATCTTCCCGCAGGTCGTTCAGCGCGCCACTGGCATCACCACGTTTCAGTTCTCTGGCACCGGCCTGCTCATTATCGTGGGGGTCGCGCTGGAGACTCTCAAGCAGCTCGAAGCGCAACTTACTGTGCGCCGTTACGATGGCTTTATCAGCAAGGGCCGCATTCGCAGCCGCCTGAACAACTGA